The proteins below come from a single Drosophila miranda strain MSH22 chromosome Y unlocalized genomic scaffold, D.miranda_PacBio2.1 Contig_Y1_pilon, whole genome shotgun sequence genomic window:
- the LOC117189440 gene encoding peptidyl-prolyl cis-trans isomerase FKBP8-like, which produces MDTEKSSSSSFEDLTNAEDTKDLRKATAEAAFEATEETSATTTLVGDTDKGEEAESESECDILGNKQLIKRIIKKAPEDAKTPSRGELVTISFNGKLEDGKVVEEEKNFQCHVGDYEVVQGLDMILPMLKVGEVAEVVVDPRFGYGTLGLKKDNDGDFIVPPNALLTYEIELLDSKYEEFADLKTFEVIRKYGTRKKERANYFFKRLEYNTAIHLYRRALDYLDTRDGDPESEFDKEDLQLSNSETQAILDDRLIVYNNLAMTQIKISAFDAALKSVENVLRCQPNNPKALYRKGRILEGKNDTQGAIKLFQKVATLEPENRGVQQDLARLFIKARRDQHNEKEMYQKMLGQAKKMEQKTAARQKQPLVENSKLKLLGYLMGSILIGVAGVAIYRYKY; this is translated from the exons ATGGACACGGAGAAATCTAGCAGCAGCTCCTTCGAGGATCTGACGAATGCCGAAGACACGAAGGATTTACGTAAGGCCACAGCCGAGGCAGCCTTTGAAGCCACTGAAGAAACATCAGCAACAACGACTCTTGTCGGCGATACGGATAAGGGAGAAGAGGCCGAGAGTGAAAGTGAATGTGATATATTGGGCAACAAGCAGCTGATAAAGCGCATCATCAAGAAGGCACCGGAAGATGCCAAAACTCCCAGTCGCGGTGAACTGGTCACCATAAGTTTTAACGGCAAACTCGAGGATGGCAAAGTGGTAGAGGAGGAAAAGAACTTTCAGTGTCATGTTGGCGACTATGAGGTGGTCCAGGGCTTGGATATGATACTGCCCATGCTTAAAGTTGGTGAAGTCGCCGAAGTGGTTGTGGATCCCAGATTTGGCTACGGGACGCTTGGGCTAAAAAAAGACAACGACGGGGACTTCATCGTCCCACCTAATGCACTT CTTACTTATGAAATAGAGCTGCTGGATAGCAAATACGAAGAGTTTGCCGATCTGAAGACCTTTGAAGTGATCCGCAAATATGG AACCCGAAAGAAAGAGCGTGCCAACTACTTTTTCAAGCGGTTGGAATATAATACTGCCATTCACTTGTACAGACGAGCTCTCGACTATTTGGACACACGTGATGGGGATCCGGAATCTGAATTTGACAAAGAAGATTTGCAA CTCTCCAACAGTGAAACGCAGGCCATTCTGGATGATCGTTTGATTGTCTATAACAATCTGGCCATGACTCAGATCAAAATTTCGGCCTTCGACGCAGCCCTCAAGTCTGTGGAGAATGTCTTGCGATGTCAGCCGAATAACCCAAAGGCCTTGTATCGCAAGGGAAGA ATACTGGAAGGCAAGAACGACACGCAGGGTGCTATTAAGTTGTTCCAAAAGGTGGCTACTCTCGAGCCTGAAAATCGCGGAGTTCAACAAGATCTGGCCAGGCTTTTCATCAAGGCGCGTCGCGATCAACACAACGAAAAAGAAATGTATCAGAAGATGTTGGGCCAGGCCAAGAAAATGGAACAAAAGACTGCTGCCCGACAAAAGCAACCCCTCGTGGAAAATTCCAAG CTGAAACTTCTGGGCTATCTAATGGGTTCTATATTGATTGGCGTCGCTGGCGTTGCCATTTATCGTTACAAGTACTAA
- the LOC117185715 gene encoding apolipoprotein D-like produces the protein MGKQTFRHISPFGMVMVSSVFLLTFVAETNAYGFGRCPNYPSMPKFNMSRVLGHWYEVERSFYLPEIASGCTTFQFEPYNKGEQSKFQNFKLGVAIKNINRITGNPNVNIGYATPENSRSSIMDFKFTTRFPNVIARLLPGSEKYQVLYTDYENFAILWSCGSIGSLGHSDQIWILGRDRDFKIDIRSKVYDVLKISLDPDRLIISKNKNCPEVL, from the exons ATGGGCAAGCAAACGTTTCGCCATATTTCGCCATTTGGAATGGTGATGGTCTCAAGTGTGTTCCTACTGACCTTTGTGGCGGAGACAAATGCCTATGGATTTGGACGTTGCCCGAACTATCCATCGATGCCAAAGTTCAATATGAGTCGT GTTCTGGGCCATTGGTATGAGGTAGAACGTTCGTTTTACCTTCCAGAGATTGCTTCGGGCTGCACCACATTTCAGTTTGAGCCGTACAACAAGGGGGAGCAATCCAAGTTCCAAAATTTCAAGCTAGGGGTGGCCATCAAGAACATCAATCGTAT AACTGGAAATCCGAATGTGAATATAGGCTACGCTACGCCCGAGAACAGCAGATCCTCCATCATGGATTTCAAA TTTACCACTCGATTCCCGAATGTGATTGCCCGTCTGTTGCCCGGCTCTGAAAAGTACCAAGTGCTCTATACGGACTATGAGAACTTTGCCATCCTTTGGTCCTGCGGCAGCATTGGCTCCCTGGGCCATTCCGATCAGATATGGATATTGGGGCGTGATCGCGACTTCAAAATCGACATACGCTCCAAAGTCTACGATGTGCTCAAGATCTCGCTAGATCCGGACAGACTAATCatcagcaaaaacaaaaactgcCCCGAGGTGCTCTGA
- the LOC108158965 gene encoding tyrosine-protein kinase transmembrane receptor Ror2: MAARLRVGVGGVGGVGLGPALGMRKIPSLLVFVVSLGLCVFLFTSAVHANSMNAIEQPARRHHQHQRHHEHDRERAEDNGYCAPYNGKVCKQYIVGQVWYSLDDPTGGWKNEQTTTALWDELISDLTGLCREAAEKMLCAYAFPNCHVEDGQAVRAPLCFEDCQATHLQFCYNDWVLIEEKKERNMFIKSRGSFRLPNCSALPHYDTSMRRPNCSYIGLTEIKESEASYDCRNGNGRFYLGTMNVTKSGIPCQRWDTQHPHKHIQPPLVFPQLLEGENYCRNAGGEEEQPWCYTVDESVRWQHCDLPICPDYVDPNANDMNTPIKMEKFFTPSMIFLLAGVGFIGIVALHLMILLIYKVSKHKDYSQPPGGTGPGSGTGGGDCNASMRAGEGGGNLATSRETLGGANTNTLAKWGTIRSTATIHSNCVTLTTVAIQDTKSQQNARLEKLEYPRGDIVYVRSLGQGAFGRVFQAKAPGLVPGQDDLLVAVKMLKDDASNQMQMDFEREACLLAEFEHPNIVKLLGVCALGRPMCLLFEYMAPGDLSEFLRACSPFATHQAQPRDRLQLNEKHLLQMAADIASGMLYLAERKFVHRDLATRNCLINEHMTVKIADFGLSHKIYLQDYYKGDENDFIPIRWMPLESILYNKFSLESDVWAYGIVLWEIFSFALQPYFGLTHEEVIKYIKEGNVLGCPDNTPLSVYALMRRCWNRKSSERPGFAEINHCIQHSIAENECKAML, from the exons ATGGCTGCCCGGTTGAGGGTGGGAGTGGGTGGCGTGGGGGGTGTGGGCTTGGGGCCAGCTTTGGGGATGAGGAAAATACCGagtttgttggtttttgtggttTCTTTGGGGCTGTGCGTGTTCTTATTTACCAGTGCAGTGCACGCCAACTCGATGAACGCCATCGAGCAGCCAGCCCGGCGCCACCACCAGCATCAGCGTCATCACGAGCACGACAGGGAGCGGGCTGAGGACAATGGCTACTGTGCTCCCTACAACGGAAAGGTGTGCAAGCAGTACATTGTCGGCCAGGTGTGGTACAGCCTGGACGACCCAACGGGTGGCTGGAAGAATGAGCAGACCACAACGGCGCTGTGGGACGAGCTGATTAGCGACCTCACCGGTCTGTGCCGCGAAGCGGCTGAG AAAATGCTGTGCGCCTATGCGTTTCCCAACTGCCATGTGGAGGACGGACAAGCTGTGAGGGCTCCGCTCTGCTTCGAGGACTGCCAGGCCACCCATCTGCAGTTCTGCTACAACGATTGGGTGCTCATCGAGGAGAAGAAGGAGCGCAACATGTTCATCAAGAGTCGGGGCTCCTTCCGTCTGCCCaactgctctgctctgccgcACTACGACACCTCCATGCGGCGGCCGAACTGTTCGTACATAGGCCTCACGGAGATCAAGGAGTCGGAAGCTAGCT ACGATTGCCGAAATGGCAACGGCCGATTTTATCTAGGAACTATGAACGTGACCAAATCGGGAATTCCCTGCCAGCGCTGGGACACACAGCATCCACACAAGCACATCCAGCCACCCCTGGTGTTTCCACAGCTTCTGGAGGGCGAGAACTACTGCCGAAATGCGGGTGGAGAGGAGGAGCAGCCCTGGTGTTACACGGTGGACGAATCCGTGCGCTGGCAGCACTGCGACCTTCCCATATGCC CCGACTATGTGGATCCCAATGCCAACGACATGAACACGCCCATCAAGATGGAGAAGTTCTTCACCCCCTCAATGATTTTCCTGCTGGCGGGGGTCGGTTTCATTGGGATCGTGGCCCTCCATCTGATGATATTGCTGATATACAAGGTGTCCAAGCACAAGGACTACTCCCAGCCGCCGGGAGGAACTGGACCAGGATCTGGCACTGGCGGGGGTGATTGCAATGCCTCGATGAGGGCCGGTGAGGGCGGAGGCAACTTGGCGACCAGTCGAGAGACACTAGGAGGAGCAAATACCAACACACTGGCCAAGTGGGGCACCATCCGCAGCACGGCCACCATCCACAGCAACTGTGTCACCCTCACCACGGTGGCCATTCAGGATACCAAGAGCCAACAGAATGCTCGTCTGGAGAAGCTGGAGTATCCACGCGGCGATATTGTGTACGTGCGCTCCCTGGGACAGGGGGCCTTCGGTCGGGTGTTCCAGGCCAAGGCCCCGGGTCTGGTGCCCGGCCAGGACGATCTCCTGGTGGCCGTCAAGATGCTCAAGGACGATGCCAGCAATCAGATGCAAATGGATTTCGAGCGGGAAGCCTGCCTGCTGGCCGAATTTGAGCATCCGAACATCGTGAAGCTGCTGGGTGTGTGCGCCCTGGGCCGGCCCATGTGCCTGCTCTTCGAGTACATGGCACCAGGAGATCTCAGCGAGTTCCTGCGCGCCTGCTCACCCTTTGCCACCCACCAGGCCCAACCCCGTGACCGGCTGCAGCTGAACGAGAAGCACCTGCTGCAAATGGCCGCCGATATTGCATCGGGAATGCTCTACCTGGCGGAGCGGAAGTTCGTACACCGCGACCTGGCCACTCGCAACTGCCTGATCAACGAGCACATGACGGTGAAGATAGCCGACTTCGGACTATCGCACAAGATCTATCTGCAGGACTACTACAAGGGCGACGAGAACGACTTCATACCTATCCGCTGGATGCCGCTGGAGAGCATTCTGTACAACAAGTTCTCGCTGGAGTCGGATGTGTGGGCCTACGGCATCGTGCTCTGGGAGATCTTCTCCTTCGCCCTGCAGCCGTACTTTGGGCTCACCCACGAGGAGGTCATCAAGTACATCAAGGAGGGCAATGTTCTCGGCTGTCCGGACAACACGCCGCTCTCCGTCTACGCCCTGATGCGTCGCTGCTGGAACCGCAAGTCCAGCGAGCGACCGGGCTTTGCCGAGATCAACCACTGCATCCAGCACAGCATAGCAGAGAACGAGTGCAAGGCTATGCTCTAG
- the LOC117189443 gene encoding NADH dehydrogenase [ubiquinone] 1 alpha subcomplex subunit 1-like isoform X1, producing MWFEILPGAAIITVLLSVPIYAMYGVQKLTLGNAFRRNMDERFRRVMYQRDFRLTDNPYLMNGLDAIPDDEEDDQNKEQNEDLNVGDDPDQKN from the exons ATGTGGTTCGAAATCCTACCTGGCGCCGCTATCATCACCGTGCTTCTGTCCGTGCCCATTTACGCCATGTACGGCGTGCAGAAGCTGACGCTGGGCAAT GCCTTCCGTCGCAACATGGACGAGCGTTTCAGACGTGTGATGTACCAACGCGACTTCCGACTGACCGATAATCCGTACTTGATGAAT GGACTTGACGCCATTCCCGATGATGAAGAAGACGATCAGAACAAGGAGCAGAATGAAGATTTAAATGTGGGTGATGATCCCGATCAGAAAAATTAG
- the LOC117189443 gene encoding NADH dehydrogenase [ubiquinone] 1 alpha subcomplex subunit 1-like isoform X2, whose translation MWFEILPGAAIITVLLSVPIYAMYGVQKLTLGNAFRRNMDERFRRVMYQRDFRLTDNPYLMNGLDAIPDEKKE comes from the exons ATGTGGTTCGAAATCCTACCTGGCGCCGCTATCATCACCGTGCTTCTGTCCGTGCCCATTTACGCCATGTACGGCGTGCAGAAGCTGACGCTGGGCAAT GCCTTCCGTCGCAACATGGACGAGCGTTTCAGACGTGTGATGTACCAACGCGACTTCCGACTGACCGATAATCCGTACTTGATGAAT GGCCTCGATGCCATACCAGACGAGAAGAAGGAATAA